In Oceanobacillus sp. FSL K6-2867, one DNA window encodes the following:
- a CDS encoding FMN-binding glutamate synthase family protein yields MIISLINLILLVLLLSILFVFLFGWRWMLKRMTKKMGKIIFTDSYQENLIELIPGIRHMGIQNVLENNLRAETGDVLHRPLGSSKNWPHMDTVTFIPAQVASFPIDGDEDVDVKVTIGPKAKKPLEIEIPLLISGMAYGIALSEEVRLALADAAKETGTAINSGEGGVLPEELDAANKYILQFSKTEWSKDENLLKRADMIEIKFGQGALVGVGGRISPENLTGRARKVMGLKEDEVAVIYEHFFDNQTIKDIKELVEELRKLTGGVPIGAKLGAGGKLEQDIDQLLKIGVDYIAVDGGQAATHGAPPVLSDDFGIPTLHAVIRADNHLKKRNKRKEVSLIISGGLFTPSEFLKAIALGADAVYLGSAILFAVAHSQTLDAIPFEPPTQVVWNEGKFKNKFNREDGAQSAAKFLTASIEEMKVGLRAMGKRSLKEMTLKDLVSYDKLTSEMLGIPFSFEPWQEKNQAKESNKQKNASES; encoded by the coding sequence ATGATTATTTCTTTAATTAATCTTATATTGCTTGTTTTACTGCTTAGTATCTTATTTGTGTTTCTGTTTGGCTGGAGATGGATGCTAAAGCGCATGACGAAAAAGATGGGTAAGATTATCTTTACAGACAGCTATCAAGAAAATTTAATCGAATTGATCCCAGGTATTAGGCATATGGGAATCCAAAATGTCCTTGAGAACAATTTACGTGCAGAAACAGGAGATGTTCTGCACCGTCCCTTAGGATCTTCTAAAAACTGGCCACATATGGATACAGTAACATTTATACCAGCACAGGTAGCTTCATTTCCAATTGATGGTGATGAAGATGTTGATGTAAAAGTTACCATCGGGCCAAAGGCAAAAAAGCCGCTCGAAATTGAAATTCCATTACTTATTAGTGGCATGGCCTATGGTATTGCTTTAAGCGAAGAAGTTCGACTGGCATTAGCGGATGCGGCAAAAGAGACAGGTACGGCAATCAATTCTGGTGAAGGTGGGGTTTTGCCAGAGGAATTAGATGCAGCTAATAAATATATTTTACAGTTTTCCAAAACAGAGTGGTCAAAGGATGAGAACTTATTAAAACGTGCAGATATGATAGAAATTAAGTTCGGTCAAGGTGCGCTTGTTGGAGTCGGGGGGAGAATTTCGCCAGAGAATCTAACAGGAAGAGCACGGAAGGTAATGGGATTAAAGGAAGACGAAGTAGCAGTAATCTATGAGCATTTCTTTGATAATCAAACAATAAAAGATATAAAAGAATTAGTCGAGGAGTTAAGGAAACTAACGGGTGGAGTTCCAATCGGAGCCAAGCTGGGAGCCGGGGGCAAATTAGAACAGGATATTGACCAGTTACTGAAAATCGGGGTTGATTATATCGCAGTAGATGGAGGACAAGCTGCAACACATGGAGCGCCTCCTGTATTATCAGATGATTTTGGGATACCGACCTTGCATGCCGTTATACGTGCGGACAATCACTTAAAAAAACGCAATAAGAGAAAAGAGGTTAGCCTCATTATATCCGGCGGTCTATTTACACCATCGGAATTTTTAAAAGCTATCGCATTAGGAGCAGATGCCGTTTATTTAGGATCGGCGATTCTTTTTGCAGTGGCACACAGCCAAACGCTCGACGCTATTCCATTTGAACCGCCTACACAGGTTGTATGGAATGAAGGGAAATTTAAAAATAAATTTAATAGAGAAGATGGCGCACAATCAGCAGCTAAATTTTTAACGGCAAGCATAGAAGAGATGAAGGTAGGTCTAAGAGCAATGGGGAAACGTTCGTTAAAGGAAATGACGTTAAAAGACCTTGTATCTTATGACAAATTAACGAGTGAGATGCTAGGTATTCCTTTTTCATTTGAACCATGGCAAGAGAAGAATCAAGCAAAGGAATCGAATAAACAAAAAAATGCTTCCGAATCATAG
- a CDS encoding Ger(x)C family spore germination protein has protein sequence MRNKKMLLVIVFSFVFITLSACWDDAELEDREFIVGVAIDLVGDADDGDKMFEMTQQSAVPAGLATATDSGSGKAYLNLSQTGKTLNQINAKISKQTNNMINTEHLKLILVSKELAEEPGLFTNVIDVFIRVQGFRRGIKVAIVDGESPAKEILNIDPEHAYIPSQYLNELLENEVTPETMEPLRIGELQELLLNKSSFTVPLLTKHSASTANYESVAIFDGNSSRLVDTISGEDAMGLNFILGRNQVGSVSTEVEGEQIAFSIKQGNSKIKLINSNKDALAFHIEMNVEAQVEEYHGYKDYYTKEGAKQFEEVLDQKIKSMTERTIRKLKDDLQVDVMKLDNHLRMFHYDVWKQVKDNWDHGENYFANSDVTVDVNSVLVEPGSIIQIKRKGNEE, from the coding sequence ATGAGAAATAAAAAAATGCTTCTTGTAATTGTATTTAGCTTCGTTTTCATTACGTTATCTGCTTGCTGGGACGACGCAGAATTAGAAGACCGTGAATTCATTGTAGGAGTGGCGATTGATTTAGTAGGAGATGCTGATGATGGAGATAAAATGTTTGAAATGACACAGCAATCTGCAGTCCCTGCCGGTTTAGCGACAGCAACAGATAGTGGCTCAGGGAAGGCATATTTAAATTTAAGCCAAACAGGAAAAACGTTAAACCAGATCAATGCCAAAATCTCAAAGCAAACAAATAACATGATTAACACGGAGCACTTGAAGCTGATACTCGTATCAAAGGAATTGGCTGAAGAACCAGGTTTATTTACGAATGTTATTGATGTTTTTATCCGCGTGCAAGGATTCAGAAGGGGGATTAAGGTAGCGATTGTAGATGGTGAATCACCTGCGAAGGAAATTTTAAATATTGATCCAGAGCATGCTTATATTCCATCACAATATCTCAATGAATTATTGGAAAATGAAGTAACACCAGAGACAATGGAACCACTCCGGATTGGAGAACTGCAAGAACTATTACTGAATAAAAGCAGCTTTACAGTTCCACTGCTCACTAAGCATTCAGCTAGTACGGCAAACTATGAGAGCGTAGCTATATTTGACGGAAATTCCAGTCGCTTAGTGGATACAATCTCAGGTGAAGATGCGATGGGGTTAAATTTTATCCTTGGAAGGAATCAAGTAGGAAGTGTCAGTACGGAAGTGGAAGGAGAACAGATTGCTTTTTCCATCAAACAAGGGAACAGTAAAATAAAGCTTATAAACAGCAATAAAGATGCATTAGCTTTTCATATAGAAATGAATGTGGAAGCCCAGGTTGAAGAGTACCATGGTTATAAAGATTATTATACGAAAGAAGGAGCCAAACAATTTGAAGAAGTGTTAGATCAAAAAATTAAGTCGATGACAGAGCGTACGATCAGAAAACTGAAGGATGATTTACAAGTAGATGTAATGAAATTGGATAATCATCTCCGAATGTTCCATTATGATGTATGGAAGCAAGTTAAGGATAATTGGGATCATGGAGAAAATTATTTTGCTAATAGCGATGTAACCGTTGATGTTAATTCGGTTCTAGTGGAACCTGGCAGCATTATTCAAATTAAGCGAAAAGGAAATGAGGAATAG
- a CDS encoding endospore germination permease, protein MRNFKYGDDKIQNRDIMIALPSMLIGVGILPFPRILAEDTRFSDGWIVILFSGAIVTAIAWCVAKLAANFPNQSFLDYSSSLVTKPVAVFFTFLFTVQGVALTAFEVRAIAEISHQYLFNRTPMEVVALTFLLVVVYAVANTRGGIFRLNAMFLPIIFITTGLLVLFSVPFMGWHNVLPMFKTDLQGYLQGSLKTTLSYTGVGILFFYISLVKEPKHVAKYTVIGMSWAIILYVFIFVTCIAVFGELTTANIRFPLIELAKSIEIPGGFFERIESIFFVIWIMAIFTTTAMAFDVGVLALSSIIPKVKKIHLLFVLTPLIFAVAMIPRDFIEMENFGNYMSYSSWILIVIITTILGVMYKVKGAKQNEK, encoded by the coding sequence ATGCGTAATTTTAAATATGGTGATGATAAAATACAAAATCGAGACATTATGATTGCACTGCCCTCCATGTTAATCGGGGTAGGGATTCTTCCATTTCCAAGAATACTTGCTGAGGATACAAGATTTTCAGATGGCTGGATCGTTATATTATTTTCGGGGGCTATTGTAACAGCTATTGCATGGTGTGTTGCAAAGCTGGCTGCCAATTTTCCGAATCAATCCTTTCTCGATTATTCTTCTTCGCTGGTAACCAAACCCGTTGCTGTCTTTTTTACTTTTTTATTTACTGTTCAAGGTGTTGCTTTAACTGCCTTTGAAGTCCGTGCCATAGCGGAAATCTCGCATCAGTATTTATTTAACCGTACACCAATGGAGGTTGTTGCCCTGACGTTTTTGCTTGTTGTTGTATATGCAGTAGCGAATACTCGCGGGGGGATCTTCCGGCTGAATGCAATGTTTTTGCCAATTATCTTTATCACGACAGGGCTATTAGTGCTTTTTTCCGTTCCATTTATGGGATGGCATAATGTGCTGCCTATGTTTAAAACCGATCTGCAAGGCTACTTGCAAGGCTCTTTAAAAACAACTTTGTCCTATACCGGAGTTGGTATTTTGTTTTTTTATATATCATTGGTAAAAGAACCAAAACATGTGGCAAAGTATACTGTTATCGGAATGTCATGGGCGATTATATTGTATGTTTTTATCTTTGTCACATGCATAGCAGTGTTTGGTGAATTAACAACCGCTAATATTCGTTTTCCATTGATTGAGCTCGCAAAGTCGATTGAAATTCCCGGTGGTTTCTTTGAACGAATCGAGTCAATTTTTTTTGTGATATGGATTATGGCGATTTTTACTACAACCGCAATGGCCTTTGATGTAGGGGTTCTAGCATTGAGTTCTATTATACCTAAGGTGAAAAAAATACATCTGCTCTTTGTTCTAACCCCGCTTATTTTCGCGGTTGCAATGATACCAAGGGATTTTATTGAAATGGAAAACTTCGGAAACTATATGAGTTACTCAAGTTGGATTTTAATTGTCATCATTACGACGATATTAGGGGTAATGTATAAAGTAAAAGGAGCGAAGCAAAATGAGAAATAA
- a CDS encoding spore germination protein gives MARSTLINRIKNRKQQNNDKARDKAPQQVNLQVEITKDLDCNVKNSKEIFGNPDDLVIRELMIGSIEKRSAIVYISGLTDEDLINNNILKTIQLNMKDFKTNILEDIYEEVVAITAIKKTQSMDEVSLAILNGSTAFYIDGSDTVLIMETAGGERRSIEEPDSETLVRGPRDGFVESIDTNLALIRRDIKDTNLRFKGYEIGKRTKQKLVMVYMEGIVNPEIVQEVDRRLKSIDTDYVSDSSHVEQWIEDSFLSPFPQLLDTERPDRVSSNVIKGKVVILLNGSPFALIAPITIGDALHSMEDYSQRWVSATLLRALRYLTAFFAMFLPALYIALVSYHPGMIPSTLTYSIAGSREGVPFPSAIEAFLMALTFEILHEAGVRLPKVIGQTIGIVGGLVIGEAAVSAGIVSPIMVVVTALTAIASFSIPAYSVAVTFRVLRFACMIAASLLGLYGVILVYIMVNIHIVNLKSIGIPYSTPFAPTFVSDWRDLVLRAPFTILKKNPKYLKTVNNESAENDGKQGKE, from the coding sequence ATGGCTAGAAGCACCCTGATTAATCGGATTAAAAATAGAAAGCAACAAAATAACGATAAAGCTAGAGATAAAGCGCCACAGCAGGTAAACCTTCAGGTTGAAATTACAAAGGATCTTGATTGCAATGTAAAGAATTCTAAGGAGATATTTGGTAATCCGGATGATTTAGTTATCCGTGAATTAATGATTGGCAGTATAGAAAAGAGATCAGCAATTGTTTATATTAGTGGATTAACCGATGAAGATTTGATTAATAATAATATATTAAAAACGATTCAATTAAATATGAAGGACTTTAAGACGAACATACTTGAAGACATATATGAAGAAGTAGTTGCGATTACAGCTATTAAAAAAACGCAATCAATGGATGAGGTTTCTCTCGCAATTTTAAATGGAAGTACTGCGTTTTATATAGATGGTTCAGATACCGTTCTAATCATGGAAACAGCTGGTGGAGAAAGACGTTCGATAGAAGAGCCTGATTCTGAAACATTAGTGCGTGGTCCAAGAGATGGATTTGTGGAAAGCATTGATACAAATTTGGCATTAATTCGCCGCGATATTAAAGATACTAACCTGCGCTTTAAAGGATATGAAATTGGGAAACGCACGAAGCAAAAGCTAGTGATGGTATATATGGAGGGGATTGTTAATCCAGAGATTGTGCAGGAAGTTGATCGAAGGCTGAAATCAATTGATACGGATTATGTTTCCGATTCCTCTCATGTCGAGCAGTGGATAGAGGATAGCTTTTTATCTCCATTTCCACAACTATTAGATACAGAGAGGCCCGATCGGGTTTCATCTAACGTTATAAAAGGGAAAGTTGTGATTTTACTGAATGGTTCGCCATTTGCATTAATCGCGCCAATTACGATAGGGGATGCACTGCATTCAATGGAAGATTATTCACAGCGCTGGGTATCTGCTACTTTATTACGTGCCCTTCGTTACCTTACTGCTTTCTTTGCAATGTTTTTACCAGCGCTTTATATTGCCTTGGTCTCTTATCATCCAGGCATGATTCCGAGTACGTTAACGTATTCCATCGCAGGTTCGAGGGAAGGTGTACCATTTCCAAGTGCAATTGAGGCATTTTTAATGGCATTAACATTTGAGATTCTGCACGAAGCTGGGGTAAGGCTGCCAAAGGTTATCGGACAAACAATTGGTATTGTCGGTGGATTAGTTATTGGAGAGGCAGCAGTAAGTGCAGGAATAGTTAGCCCAATCATGGTAGTTGTGACTGCACTGACAGCCATTGCATCCTTTAGTATTCCGGCTTATAGTGTAGCAGTCACATTTCGAGTATTGCGTTTTGCTTGTATGATTGCAGCTTCCTTACTGGGATTGTATGGCGTTATTCTTGTATATATTATGGTGAATATCCATATCGTCAATTTGAAGAGTATTGGGATACCATACTCGACTCCTTTTGCACCGACATTTGTTAGTGATTGGAGGGATTTGGTCTTGCGTGCTCCGTTCACAATTTTAAAGAAGAACCCTAAATATTTGAAAACGGTAAATAACGAATCGGCTGAAAATGATGGGAAACAAGGAAAGGAATAA
- a CDS encoding flavodoxin family protein: MGNLKALLLNCSLKTSDETSNTDALLQEFIDVFQQKQVETETIRVVDYNIAFGVEGDMGDGDEWPVIADKIKKADILLVGTPLWIGEKSSVAKMVMERISGSGSETNEKGQPIYYNKVAGTVVTGNEDGAKHAARDILFSLGHFGFSLPPNPLSYWVGEAGPGASYIEANGKENEFTQKNAQIASHNLVHLARILAENPIPTEGNVSE, encoded by the coding sequence ATGGGTAATTTAAAAGCATTACTATTGAATTGTTCATTAAAAACATCTGATGAAACATCAAATACTGATGCGCTGCTACAGGAATTCATCGATGTCTTTCAACAAAAGCAAGTGGAAACCGAAACAATTCGAGTGGTTGATTACAACATAGCGTTTGGTGTTGAAGGAGATATGGGTGACGGTGATGAGTGGCCAGTAATAGCAGATAAAATAAAAAAGGCAGATATTTTGCTCGTCGGTACACCTTTATGGATTGGTGAAAAGAGCAGTGTTGCTAAAATGGTCATGGAACGAATTAGTGGTTCCGGCTCGGAAACGAATGAGAAAGGCCAGCCTATTTATTACAATAAAGTAGCTGGAACAGTCGTAACAGGGAATGAAGATGGTGCCAAACATGCAGCCAGAGACATTCTCTTCAGCTTAGGACACTTTGGTTTCTCCTTGCCGCCAAACCCCCTTTCTTATTGGGTTGGTGAAGCAGGTCCAGGTGCTTCCTATATTGAAGCAAATGGAAAAGAAAATGAATTTACTCAAAAAAATGCACAAATTGCAAGCCATAACCTTGTCCACCTAGCAAGAATTCTAGCCGAAAATCCAATTCCTACAGAAGGGAATGTCAGCGAATAA
- a CDS encoding DUF2071 domain-containing protein, producing MNRHIFTSTQHRELPLPNKLWIFTQQWHHLLFIHMPFPEQIIKAHLPEGLELDTYDGRAWISIIPFKVTGMRLRTMPALPFLSTYLEVNVRTYVKRQGIPGVYFFSMDADKLLSVLGARVITLPYFHARMKMKRQKDFLYFESNRKSHREAAFKGRYKPISKPYYPEIQSLSYWLLERYVLWTYKHGALYRGDIHHTPWKIQDAEVFIEKENMLPFSSNKNNKMLLFQYTSYKCVFIWPIRKVD from the coding sequence TTGAATAGGCATATTTTCACAAGTACACAGCATCGGGAATTACCGCTCCCAAATAAACTTTGGATTTTTACACAGCAGTGGCATCATTTGCTATTCATCCACATGCCATTCCCTGAGCAAATAATCAAAGCCCACCTTCCAGAAGGATTAGAATTAGATACATACGACGGAAGGGCATGGATTAGTATTATTCCATTCAAGGTAACTGGAATGCGTCTGCGCACTATGCCAGCTCTCCCATTTTTAAGTACCTATTTAGAAGTAAATGTTCGAACATATGTAAAACGCCAAGGAATACCAGGAGTTTACTTTTTTAGCATGGATGCCGATAAATTGCTCTCCGTTCTTGGTGCCAGAGTTATTACATTACCGTATTTTCATGCCAGGATGAAAATGAAAAGGCAGAAAGATTTTCTTTATTTTGAGTCCAATCGAAAAAGTCATAGGGAAGCTGCTTTCAAGGGACGTTACAAGCCAATATCCAAGCCCTATTACCCGGAAATACAAAGTCTTAGCTACTGGCTGCTTGAACGCTATGTCCTATGGACTTATAAACATGGAGCGCTTTACAGGGGGGATATTCATCATACGCCTTGGAAAATCCAAGATGCAGAAGTTTTCATTGAAAAAGAAAATATGCTGCCCTTCTCTTCTAATAAGAATAATAAAATGCTCCTCTTTCAATATACTTCGTACAAATGCGTTTTTATTTGGCCCATTCGGAAGGTAGATTAA
- a CDS encoding endospore germination permease, translated as MKNPISVSQFFFIFLISTGLSNHVLVIPLLIDAAGRDAWISVFIGFFISIPILLLMVYVTKHFKSISIFEWLETNYNKAFRRIIAVLISIFLFITGFITLKETVTWTHETYLQDTPMLVVGISILATSLYISYGKLNVIAICAGVLLPFVVLFGLLVAIGTIPNKNYSLITPVLVENGWVDVINGSIFVFGSLLEIFLLIMIQHEITKRVTFKHILLLSFFLFILTLGPLIGSISVFGADEAGRLRYPAFLQWRILSIGQYFNHVDFLSIYQWLSGSFIRLALILYLITRALQYKKKSQRIIAQAVICILYLMLVLAPISDELFSVFLKNYFYPGTGVFAVVMILFLTLLIKTSKNGMETDEK; from the coding sequence ATGAAAAATCCTATTAGCGTTTCCCAGTTCTTTTTTATTTTCCTAATCAGTACTGGTCTGAGCAATCATGTACTAGTCATCCCTTTACTAATCGATGCTGCTGGACGTGATGCTTGGATCAGTGTTTTCATTGGATTTTTTATTAGTATCCCAATCCTTCTCTTAATGGTATATGTTACAAAACACTTCAAAAGCATATCCATTTTTGAATGGCTTGAAACAAATTATAATAAAGCTTTTCGTCGTATAATTGCCGTTCTAATTAGTATTTTTTTATTTATCACTGGGTTTATTACATTAAAGGAAACCGTTACCTGGACGCATGAGACCTATTTGCAAGATACTCCCATGCTTGTCGTGGGGATTTCCATTCTTGCAACCTCACTATATATTTCTTATGGAAAATTAAATGTTATTGCCATATGTGCTGGTGTCCTACTTCCGTTTGTCGTTTTATTTGGTTTGCTTGTCGCGATTGGTACGATTCCGAATAAAAATTACTCACTCATTACACCTGTACTTGTTGAAAATGGCTGGGTCGATGTTATAAACGGTTCCATATTTGTTTTTGGTTCCTTACTAGAGATATTTCTGCTAATTATGATTCAGCATGAAATCACAAAAAGGGTAACATTCAAGCACATATTACTGCTTTCCTTTTTTCTATTCATTCTAACATTAGGACCACTAATAGGTAGTATTTCTGTTTTCGGAGCAGATGAGGCTGGAAGACTTCGCTACCCAGCATTTTTACAATGGCGAATCCTTAGTATTGGTCAGTACTTTAATCATGTCGACTTTTTATCTATTTATCAATGGCTGTCTGGATCATTTATTCGTTTAGCTCTTATTTTGTATTTAATCACGCGAGCCTTACAATACAAAAAAAAGAGTCAGCGAATTATCGCGCAAGCTGTCATTTGTATCCTTTATTTAATGCTAGTTTTAGCTCCTATATCAGATGAGCTTTTTTCCGTATTTTTAAAAAATTATTTTTATCCAGGAACTGGCGTTTTTGCAGTAGTCATGATTCTATTTTTAACACTGCTTATCAAAACCTCAAAGAATGGAATGGAAACAGATGAAAAATAA
- a CDS encoding spore germination protein has translation MKNNNAALKETYFKHLFQHSSDIKVQRYPLTREKKDKEIVITYCEGLINSDLLVDSILPEIRKCHHTNDLNELSDSISLPWNPDNPSFRESIKDKIFDGYTAIVIAKTVYFFNTSNPPKRSPEESTTEVSVKGPRDAFIEDISSNIALVRKRLKTDSFVTKSFTIGKRSNTKVSLVYMTDIQNKEIINEVTARLNNIDLDALNSDNQLSELLTDSRYSIFPLLKSVSRPDGVVSGLVRGRFAIFIDNVPNVIVGPANLGYLLKSSEDTHMPFYYASFEILLRVIGLGISIFLPAFWVALSAYNVDQIPFSLLATIGASRLGIPFNTTVELLLMIGLFELFREAGVRLPKAVGQTVAVVGGLIVGDAAIRAGLTSPTMLVISSITAVATFTLGNQSLFGTVTILRVFSILCAGVLGMYGFFLSLFLIVGYLAKLESFGIPFLSPVSPFIKRDFAKSLLKIPVVQQDERAKILKTEDHDRQEDK, from the coding sequence ATGAAAAATAATAATGCAGCATTAAAAGAAACGTATTTTAAACATCTATTTCAACACTCTTCTGATATAAAAGTTCAAAGATATCCGTTAACTCGTGAAAAAAAAGATAAAGAAATAGTCATTACCTATTGCGAAGGCCTAATTAATAGTGATTTATTAGTAGATAGCATCCTTCCTGAAATTCGAAAATGCCATCATACTAATGACCTTAATGAATTAAGTGATTCAATTTCACTCCCTTGGAATCCGGACAATCCTTCCTTTAGGGAATCTATAAAAGATAAGATTTTTGATGGTTACACAGCCATTGTAATAGCAAAAACGGTATACTTTTTTAATACATCAAATCCTCCAAAAAGGTCTCCTGAAGAATCGACTACGGAAGTCTCCGTGAAGGGACCTCGCGATGCTTTTATCGAGGATATTAGCTCCAATATCGCATTAGTTCGTAAACGGCTGAAAACAGATTCCTTCGTTACAAAGTCATTTACAATTGGAAAACGCAGTAATACAAAGGTTAGTCTCGTTTATATGACGGATATCCAAAATAAAGAGATAATTAATGAGGTAACTGCACGATTAAATAATATTGATTTAGACGCTTTAAACAGTGACAATCAATTATCAGAGCTATTAACAGATTCCCGTTATTCCATATTTCCATTATTAAAAAGTGTTTCTCGTCCTGATGGTGTTGTTAGTGGTTTGGTACGTGGACGATTTGCAATATTTATCGATAATGTCCCTAACGTCATTGTGGGACCTGCTAATTTAGGGTATCTATTAAAGTCGTCAGAGGATACACATATGCCATTTTATTATGCTTCATTTGAAATTCTTCTTCGGGTGATCGGATTGGGAATATCTATTTTCCTCCCAGCATTTTGGGTTGCCTTATCTGCATATAATGTAGATCAAATCCCTTTTTCACTACTTGCAACAATCGGAGCTTCACGCTTAGGAATCCCGTTTAACACTACTGTTGAATTATTACTAATGATTGGTCTTTTTGAGCTCTTTCGTGAGGCTGGTGTCCGGTTGCCTAAAGCTGTCGGACAGACTGTTGCCGTAGTAGGTGGATTAATCGTAGGTGATGCTGCTATTCGAGCTGGTTTGACTTCACCTACGATGCTAGTGATCTCTTCCATTACCGCCGTTGCAACGTTTACCTTAGGTAATCAATCATTATTTGGAACGGTAACGATTTTACGGGTTTTTTCTATCCTGTGTGCGGGCGTATTAGGCATGTATGGATTTTTCCTTAGCTTATTTTTAATCGTAGGTTATTTAGCAAAGCTTGAGTCATTTGGAATTCCATTTTTAAGTCCTGTCTCTCCTTTTATTAAAAGAGATTTTGCTAAATCACTCTTAAAAATTCCTGTAGTCCAGCAAGATGAACGTGCTAAAATTCTCAAAACAGAGGACCATGATAGGCAGGAGGACAAATAA
- a CDS encoding Ger(x)C family spore germination protein, producing MKVCHALSIGIILLLLLSGCWDEKEIGEVNFATAIGIDFVDGNYVLYVQMMDFSNVAKQEGAKQSADAPLFVGQSSGKTFNEAMNNLYKTAQAPINWGQVGSIIYSESVLEQGIEKVDQAIRRNGEFRYTPWVYGTKESIKKIFSVTGFFHLPPIYTILFQPEQIYNVYSYIEPLRMHRFISIYNEPAGTAFLPSISIDTNAWQELAAKEDPKETLRINGSFPIDQGKLTEWMSYEELIGLRWMDAKVKNTPVDIIVDGEHIGVVQITSPKATIKQVNDGEEATFQFQLKMRGHVADLEEKMSSEQIEKIISQQVKDDIMQTFQASVDKDIDVYNLKHWLFRNGMTLEEVNNYQLSMDSLNEISVTVHVESKGVYD from the coding sequence TTGAAGGTATGTCATGCTTTATCAATAGGGATTATTCTATTACTCCTATTAAGCGGGTGCTGGGATGAAAAGGAAATTGGGGAGGTTAATTTCGCTACAGCTATTGGAATCGATTTTGTTGATGGAAACTACGTACTTTATGTGCAAATGATGGACTTTTCCAATGTAGCCAAACAAGAGGGAGCGAAACAATCTGCAGATGCACCATTGTTTGTCGGACAAAGTTCAGGAAAAACCTTTAATGAAGCAATGAATAATTTATATAAAACTGCTCAAGCACCGATTAATTGGGGACAGGTTGGATCTATTATTTATTCGGAATCAGTCCTAGAACAAGGTATCGAAAAGGTCGATCAAGCAATCCGCAGAAACGGAGAGTTTCGATACACACCATGGGTATACGGAACAAAGGAATCCATTAAGAAAATATTTAGCGTTACTGGCTTCTTTCATTTACCACCAATCTACACAATTTTATTTCAGCCCGAGCAAATTTACAACGTATATTCCTATATTGAACCTTTGCGGATGCATCGGTTTATTTCAATATACAATGAACCCGCTGGTACAGCTTTTCTCCCTTCTATATCGATTGACACGAATGCTTGGCAGGAGCTGGCTGCAAAAGAGGATCCAAAAGAAACGTTAAGGATAAATGGGAGTTTCCCAATAGATCAAGGGAAACTTACAGAATGGATGTCCTATGAAGAACTAATAGGTCTAAGATGGATGGACGCTAAAGTCAAAAATACACCGGTTGATATTATCGTGGATGGTGAGCACATAGGAGTAGTGCAAATTACAAGTCCAAAGGCAACCATAAAACAAGTAAATGACGGGGAAGAGGCAACGTTTCAATTCCAGTTAAAAATGAGAGGACATGTTGCAGATCTCGAGGAAAAGATGTCTTCAGAACAAATAGAAAAAATAATCTCGCAGCAAGTTAAAGATGATATTATGCAGACATTTCAAGCTAGTGTAGATAAGGATATTGATGTATATAATTTAAAGCATTGGTTATTTCGTAACGGGATGACTCTTGAAGAAGTCAACAATTATCAACTTTCAATGGATAGTCTTAACGAGATTTCAGTTACAGTTCATGTGGAAAGTAAGGGCGTATATGATTGA